The Macadamia integrifolia cultivar HAES 741 unplaced genomic scaffold, SCU_Mint_v3 scaffold1458, whole genome shotgun sequence genomic interval CATTATGTGTGTTAGCACGTGCAAACATGGATAAAGCCattaatcaatcaattaatttATTATAGCATTATACTTTTATTCTATCAtacttttttgggttttttttttcttctttctaatgGATATCTATAGCAGTTTGACTAGTTCCGTAGATCCATACTAATTTCACAATTGCATCGACCGAGTTATACCGAgattgaataagaaccattttTGGATTTTACTTAGGTCTTGTGGAACAATACTGAAACACCTTTACAATTCCAACACATGCATATACAACTAATCAATGGATGGTTATAGGCACCGGTTTGGGTTCAGTATTGGTCGCATTGGTGTTGAAATCGATACTGTCCGATATTGATAGACGTTTTGCCCTCAAGGAATTTAtaccagtaatttttttttataacatttTATCTTTATTGAAACTCGTAAAATCGACCTAAACCAAACCTATTTAACTCGAACATGACCTAAAAAAAGGGaccgaaatcaaaatcaaaagaacaCAAATAACCCAATGTAAGAGATATTTCtaacatttgaatttgtgacCAACATATTGCAATAGTACAACTTAACCGTTACTCCTAacataaaatatacaaaaataatCAAACCTCAAAGCCTCTCTATGCTTTATAATTTTACACTGTATGCGAAAGGATTCCTCTCTCTACTCTTTTCTTATACTTGTATTAGTGTTGACAAGATATAACATTCATATATTTCTTTCTGCCAGTATTAATGATGATATGTTTTCCTTTAATATATAAGCACGAGATCATAGATTACCTACCCCTTCTTCCTCGCTTCTCTTCATCCTCTCACGACTTATCCATCGCTCCAAAAGGATAAATATTCTCCAAAGAAgaccaaacaaacaaaaactatTCACTTTTTTTGACAAATTTTTCCATCTCCAGTATCTGAATGACAACAAAGACAATCAacaagcagagagagagagagagggtaggTGGGACTTGGGAGTCATTAATTCAACATATAAGACAAACATTCAAGTTGAACAGTTTTGAAATTAACCACAGTAGTTTTATAACTCATTGTCTAGTTTTACACTATATGTGCTAATGTACTTATACAAAGTAGATTAGATTAAAGAGAAATCTACTGGAGAGATTTACAATAACAAGaatctcttctcctcttttctctccattCTAGTCTATCCAGAACAATACAAGTCCAAATTCAACATTATTTCTTCTCCAACCTTCTATCCCTAATCTAAAACACCACCTTTCAACCCTAAGAAATCACTaccactgctgctgctactgcggCTATTactactgctactgctactgctactgttACTGTTACTGTTACTACTACAACTGCAGTCCTTACTTTTCTGCAAACCCAAACTGCAAGAGAAACAAAGGGTTCTCCTCTCTTCACTCTTCAATATTAGCTTAGGGGGTTCCTGATAAGGAAGGCTAATTCGAAGGTCAAGATTGAGGTCtggacatctttcttccctttggTGGTTGTTCTCTTCTTTGAACCCAAGTACTCCACCAACAACtatcctttcttcctctttagcAATAGCAGAAAAAGAGATGGTGGTTGTGACATCCAAGGCTGGTTCATTGAGTGGCCGGTGAGATGCTGGGTCAATCCCTCGGCTTAAAAGCTGTCTCCTTATATGGGTATTCCAATAATTCTTTATCTCATTATCTGTTCTTCCTGGCAATCTCCCTGCTATAAGAGACCATCTGAaacaaacaaatgaaacaaatagaTGAATACCCAGTAAAGGTATTAAGAGATTGGGGTTTTGAAGAAGCTAGCTAAAATGGGTTTTTGGCTTACTTGTTGCCGAGGAGACTATGAAGTTTAATTATGagttggtcttcttcttctgtgaAGTTTCCACGCTTGAGGTCTGGGCGGAGGTAATTGATCCAGCGGAGTCTACAACTCTTACCACACCGAAGAAGGCCGGCAGCCTTGGGGAGGGACCGCCAGCAACCCTCGCCGTGTGCTCGGATGTGGGCTATAAgccgatcatcttcttctttggtccATGCGCCTTTGTTTGTGTGAGCTTTCTCACAACAAGGAGACCTCCCCATCAAGTAGTAGTTCTAGTAGGACTAGCAGTGTAGCATTTTCTGTCTTCCCAAGTAATTGCTGTTCTTGTGTATTATACTTTTCTTTGAGGGGTAGATaggtggaagatgaggaggaggaagggGATGAAGAGGTGTTAGTGCTATGGTGGGGAGTGGTGGTTAATCATCAATGCCAGCCCTTGTGGAAGCTAGAGAAGGGATTTATAGACC includes:
- the LOC122063804 gene encoding myb-related protein 308-like: MGRSPCCEKAHTNKGAWTKEEDDRLIAHIRAHGEGCWRSLPKAAGLLRCGKSCRLRWINYLRPDLKRGNFTEEEDQLIIKLHSLLGNKWSLIAGRLPGRTDNEIKNYWNTHIRRQLLSRGIDPASHRPLNEPALDVTTTISFSAIAKEEERIVVGGVLGFKEENNHQREERCPDLNLDLRISLPYQEPPKLILKSEERRTLCFSCSLGLQKSKDCSCSSNSNSNSSSSSSSSNSRSSSSSGSDFLGLKGGVLD